A window of Bacteroidota bacterium contains these coding sequences:
- a CDS encoding DnaJ domain-containing protein produces the protein MFHDYYKILDISISATQEEIKKAYRLKAKIYHPDVNSSANANQLFALINEAYEVLTDENKRFRFDLKYKYRNGTGHKSQTEDSTGYNTKKRNQDFHYDWNSYNKARYRAKDMRESHPVLFHLLFLFGMFVGFLLSILSIVGTYLKLWPFVFVITVIPGIVLIVEGFNGIIGKKTRYDKFFSWISKRLRNG, from the coding sequence ATGTTTCACGACTATTACAAGATACTCGATATTTCCATCAGCGCGACACAGGAAGAAATTAAAAAAGCCTATCGCCTGAAAGCTAAAATTTATCATCCCGACGTAAACAGCTCCGCTAACGCGAATCAATTATTCGCACTTATCAATGAGGCCTATGAAGTGCTTACCGATGAAAATAAACGCTTTCGGTTTGATCTTAAATACAAATACCGAAACGGTACAGGCCACAAGTCTCAAACCGAAGACAGCACCGGTTACAATACAAAAAAAAGGAACCAGGATTTTCATTACGACTGGAACAGTTATAATAAAGCCCGGTACAGAGCGAAGGACATGCGTGAATCGCATCCCGTACTTTTCCACCTCTTATTCTTATTCGGGATGTTTGTCGGTTTTTTATTAAGTATTCTTTCCATTGTGGGTACTTATCTGAAACTATGGCCATTCGTTTTTGTTATAACTGTAATACCCGGAATAGTACTGATTGTGGAAGGATTTAACGGTATTATTGGAAAGAAGACAAGGTATGATAAATTCTTTAGCTGGATATCGAAGCGACTTAGGAATGGTTGA
- a CDS encoding bifunctional oligoribonuclease/PAP phosphatase NrnA, translated as MKSTQLKDLESFLKTKRNIVIVTHWTPDGDAMGSSLGLYNFLIQLKHRVTVITPNDYPQFLFWLPGNKKVLVFSEKTGQVKKAVAKADLIFCLDFNSLKRIDKLGDEVAVSKAKKMIIDHHLQPDGFADFMLHDVGSSSTAQLVYELICALNLKKLINKAVANCLYTGIMTDTGSFRFPSTSAKTLRIAADLVEAGASNSEAYNNVYDNNSGDRVKLLGYCLGEKLKIFPEYKTAMISLSAEELTRYNYQKGDTEGVINYGLSIRGIRFAAFFADRDDMIKVSFRSKGSFDVNKFARMHFEGGGHANAAGGMSKLTLDQTIDKFLALLPAYTKQLNSAK; from the coding sequence TTGAAATCAACACAGTTAAAGGATCTGGAAAGTTTTTTAAAGACAAAACGTAACATTGTAATTGTCACTCATTGGACTCCCGATGGCGATGCGATGGGGTCTTCTCTTGGTTTATATAATTTTTTAATACAGCTTAAACATCGTGTCACTGTTATAACTCCAAATGATTATCCCCAGTTTTTATTTTGGCTTCCGGGCAATAAAAAAGTCCTGGTGTTCAGTGAAAAGACAGGTCAGGTAAAAAAGGCGGTTGCTAAAGCCGATCTTATTTTTTGCCTTGATTTTAATTCACTAAAACGTATTGATAAATTAGGTGATGAAGTTGCAGTAAGTAAAGCGAAAAAAATGATCATCGACCATCATTTGCAGCCGGATGGATTTGCTGATTTCATGCTGCATGATGTGGGATCGTCTTCAACAGCTCAATTGGTGTATGAGCTAATATGCGCTTTAAACCTTAAAAAACTGATCAATAAAGCGGTCGCCAATTGCCTGTATACCGGTATAATGACTGACACCGGTTCATTTCGTTTTCCTTCGACCTCCGCGAAAACACTTCGTATAGCTGCCGATCTGGTTGAGGCGGGCGCGAGCAACTCAGAAGCTTATAATAACGTTTATGACAATAATAGTGGTGACAGGGTTAAGTTGTTAGGTTATTGTTTGGGAGAAAAACTGAAGATTTTTCCTGAATACAAAACAGCTATGATAAGCCTTTCGGCTGAAGAACTGACCAGGTACAATTATCAAAAAGGAGATACGGAGGGAGTTATAAACTATGGTTTATCCATTCGTGGGATACGCTTTGCCGCCTTTTTCGCCGATCGTGACGATATGATCAAGGTTTCTTTCCGTTCAAAGGGGAGTTTTGATGTAAATAAATTTGCACGCATGCATTTCGAAGGCGGAGGACATGCCAATGCCGCCGGTGGTATGAGCAAGCTGACTCTTGATCAGACGATCGATAAATTTCTGGCTCTGTTACCGGCTTATACCAAACAATTGAATTCCGCAAAGTAA